Proteins co-encoded in one Gouania willdenowi chromosome 1, fGouWil2.1, whole genome shotgun sequence genomic window:
- the aptx gene encoding aprataxin, with protein MLKMFTCWFVREDGAHKPIQLHHLQTLVLGRGPQTTIKDKKCSREQVELKADCNKGYVKVKQLGLNPTSVNSVVVGKGNEVKIKPGQLLHIVNEMYSYTVRFREDPMGNNNNNSSTKLQTQASSDHRSLPADKDDDGLCQTVKHEEKNTKEERFGHWSQGLKSSMQDPKLQVYKDDKVVVIKDKYPKARHHWLVLPWQSITSLKALHKDHCDLVKHMHQVAEQMIEQCPDSRSLPFRMGYHAIPSMSHVHLHVISQDFDSSCLKNKKHWNSFTTDYFIESPDVIEMLETNGKVTVKEGICDLLKLPLRCHKCRKELPTIPALKEHLKSHFPK; from the exons atgttaaaaatgtttacatgttgGTTTGTTAGAGAGGATGGCGCACACAAACCGATCCAGCTGCATCATTTGCAGACACTAGTCCTGGGCCGAGGACCACAAACTACCATTAAAGACAAGAAATGCTCCCGAGAGCAAG TTGAACTGAAAGCAGATTGCAACAAAGGTTATGTCAAAGTTAAACAG CTGGGCCTGAACCCTACCTCTGTTAACTCTGTGGTGGTGGGAAAAGGAAATGAAGTCAAAATAAAACCTGGTCAGCTTCTACATATTGTCAATGAGATGTACTCGTACACTGTGAGGTTCAGAGAAGATCCCATgggtaacaacaacaacaatagcaGCACAAAGCTGCaaacacaggcttcatcagaccACAGGAGTTTACCTGCAGACAAAGACGATGATGGTCTCTGTCAGACAGTGAAACatgaagagaaaaacacaaaagag gaacgGTTTGGACATTGGAGCCAAGGCCTCAAGAGTTCAATGCAAGATCCTAAGCTGCAG GTTTACAAAGATGACAAAGTGGTGGTCATAAAAGACAAATATCCCAAAGCTCGCCACCACTGGCTCGTCCTCCCATGGCAGTCGATAACCAGCCTGAAGGCTTTGCACAAAGACCACTGTGATCTGGTGAAGCACATGCACCAAGTCGCTGAGCAGATGATTGAACAGTGTCCCGACTCAAGATCACTACCTTTTCGGATGGGATACCATGCCATTCCAAGTATGAG CCACGTCCACCTTCACGTGATCAGCCAAGACTTTGACTCgtcatgtttaaaaaacaaaaagcactgGAACTCATTCACTACTGACTACTTCATTGAGTCTCCTG ATGTCATTGAGATGCTTGAAACGAATGGGAAGGTGACAGTAAAAGAAGgcatctgtgacctgttgaagCTTCCTCTCCGCTGCCACAAGTGTCGCAAAGAGCTTCCCACTATACCAGCTCTAAAGGAGCACCTCAAGTCtcattttccaaaataa
- the scpp1 gene encoding secretory calcium-binding phosphoprotein 1 — translation MKVIIVVFCLIGAVCAKPISQSVVSPSSNFNSNSTESVSTSQSAESNTSENESSEEATSIPHSESQSLETTEDRTTEESQSKSDEDDTTSEESNSQSDEVEERDSRDETKDDSMSSEENVRKRWLQVFESVLKILRIGKDSSTGFKALYELQGRDSDSSSITRESTSSELNDCVNGTQSCESEEFFFQSIGDDPQYSLHGLLVPDEDEKDFSF, via the exons ATGAAGGTGATCATTGTGGTATTTTGCCTGATTGGAGCAGTTTGTGCCAAACCA ATATCACAAAGCGTTGTTTCACCATCAAGTAACTTCAACTCAAACTCA ACTGAAAGCGTCTCAACTTCACAATCAGCTGAAAGTAACACCTCAGAGAACGAG agctcagaggaagccACTTCGATCCCA CATTCAGAGTCACAATCATTGGAGACCACGGAAGACAGG ACTACAGAGGAGAGTCAGAGCAAGTCAGATGAAGATGATACg ACTTCAGAAGAGAGCAATAGTCAGTCTGATGAAGTTGAAGAG AGAGATTCAAGGGATGAAACCAAGGACGACAGCATGAGCAGTGAGGAAAATGTTCGAAAG AGGTGGCTCCAAGTGTTTGAAAGTGTGCTGAAGATCCTGAGGATTGGGAAGGACAGCAGCACTGGGTTTAAAGCACTCTATGAGCTGCAGGGGAGAGACTCTGACAGCAGCTCCATCACTAGAGAAAGTACCAGCAGTGAACTCAATGACTGTGTGAACGGAACACAAAGCTGTGAGagtgaagagtttttttttcagagcaTTGGAGATGACCCTCAATACTCACTGCATGGTCTGTTGGTACCAGATGAAGACGAAaaagatttttcattttaa
- the sparcl1 gene encoding SPARC-like protein 1, with protein sequence MRVCLVYLCVLAATFASFVNSKAHIKHHGLHKATAEEKDLTKEEVNKPDISPTLMTFEDNSQEPEDEELSSEGNIDANQEGGDLAQTEKNTAVLLSERELVDLLKSDAKDDQEEEVEEEEEEEEEEEKEKVNQSKVESIKDVEIPQDKIDNEGKERNEREEMPTDENEQMGMIVESDDSIESEIPVNLDDTTDKIPKAGMAVSAKVQTQSDGESVDSIVISEEKPASISHGYEQNMQNMEAADSEKELDLDNDKTLKVKLRKTSEDKTDDEANLDHLETKSSIDHDTQSSEKEEEMSKNESGSHIKRKTRKQKKNHRTRKHSPQKDEAHPEPSQKNQKPKESEGNTDSLPQKAKRRRAGKWGPLVGVNPVQIRATVDLYPRSRPSYDTGAHISENPGYPCDNFRCKRGKTCKLNEKDKPSCVCQQATECPPSVNDFDHVCGTDNRTYDTSCELFATKCNLEGTKKGHRLHLDYTGSCKLIPQCVDTELVQFPLRMRDWLKNVLLQLYEHDSVTPGFLTPKQRFRVKKIFDSERRLQAGDHSVELLAQDFEKNYNMYIYPVHWQFAQLDQHPSDRYLAHSELAPLRVPLVPMEHCTSRFFQECDADKDKQVSFKEWTTCFGIKNEDMDENLLF encoded by the exons ATGAGGGTCTGCTTGGTTTACCTTTGCGTACTAGCGGCAACATTTGCCTCATTT GTAAACAGTAAAGCTCATATAAAACATCATGGATTGCATAAGGCTACAGCCGAAGAAAAG GATCTGACCAAAGAGGAGGTCAACAAGCCAGATATTTCTCCCACtttaatgacatttgaagaTAACAGCCAGGAGCCGGAGGACGAAGAACTGAGCTCTGAAGGCAACATTGATGCCAATCAAGAAGGTGGAGACTTGGCccaaactgaaaaaaacacTGCTGTTCTATTGAGTGAGAGGGAACTCGTAGATCTATTGAAAAGTGATGCTAAGGATgaccaagaagaagaagtagaagaggaggaagaagaagaagaagaggaagaaaaggaGAAGGTCAACCAAAGTAAAGTGGAGTCCATTAAAGATGTGGAGATTCCTCAAGACAAGATTGATAATGAAGGAAAAGAGAGAAATGAGAGGGAGGAAATGCCAACAGATGAAAATGAGCAGATGGGAATGATTGTAGAATCAGACGACAGCATAGAGTCAGAGATCCCAGTAAATCTTGACGACACCACTGACAAAATTCCCAAAGCTGGAATGGCTGTTTCAGCTAAAGTCCAAACTCAGTCTGATGGTGAATCAGTCGATTCCATAGTCATCAGTGAGGAGAAACCAGCAAGTATTTCTCATGGTTATgagcaaaacatgcaaaacatggAAGCTGCAGACAGCGAGAAAGAATTGGATCTGGACAACGACAAAACACTGAAGGTCAAACTGCGAAAAACTAGTGAGGATAAGACAGATGATGAAGCAAACCTGGACCATCTGGAAACAAAGAGCAGCATAGATCATGACACACAGTCGTCTGAGAAAGAGGAAGAAATGAGTAAAAATGAGAGCGGAAGTCACATCAAGAGAAAAACGAGGAAGCAAAAGAAAAACCATAGAACCAGGAAGCACTCTCCTCAGAAGGACGAAGCACATCCTGAACCTTCACAGAAAAACCAGAAGCCAAAGGAGTCTGAGGGCAACACTGACAGCTTACCTCAGAAAGCAAAAAGGAGAAGGGCAGGAAAATGG GGTCCTCTGGTTGGTGTGAATCCAGTGCAGATAAGAGCTACAGTGGATCTGTATCCCAGGTCCAGGCCCTCATATGATACAGGAGCTCACATCTCAGAAAACccaggtt ATCCATGCGATAACTTCCGTTGCAAGCGtggaaaaacatgcaaactgaATGAAAAAGACAAGCCGAGCTGTGTGTGTCAACAGGCGACAGAATGTCCTCCCAGTGTCAACGACTTTGATCAT GTTTGTGGAACAGACAACAGAACATATGACACCTCCTGTGAACTGTTTGCCACTAAATGCAATCTGGAGGGCACTAAGAAAGGACACAGACTTCACCTGGACTACACCGGCTCATGCAAAC TGATACCTCAATGTGTGGATACTGAGCTCGTCCAGTTTCCTCTGAGAATGAGAGACTGGTTGAAAAATGTACTCCTGCAGCTCTATGAGCACGACTCTGTCACTCCTGGCTTCCTTACTCCCAAACAGCGTTTCAGG GTAAAGAAAATCTTTGACAGTGAGCGGCGTCTTCAAGCTGGTGATCACTCCGTTGAGCTGCTTGCTCAGGACTTTGAGAAGAACTACAACATGTACATCTATCCAGTGCACTGGCAGTTTGCACAGCTGGACCAGCATCCTTCAGACAG GTATCTAGCCCACTCAGAGCTGGCCCCGCTCAGGGTCCCTCTGGTGCCAATGGAGCACTGCACCTCTCGCTTCTTCCAGGAATGCGATGCCGACAAAGACAAACAGGTTTCTTTTAAAGAGTGGACAACCTGTTTCGGAATCAAGAATg AGGATATGGATGAAAACTTGCTTTTCTGA